In Chitinophaga sp. HK235, a single window of DNA contains:
- a CDS encoding MBL fold metallo-hydrolase produces the protein MSEKKVYLKPNVVFEPLFDRWYAWSHLISPATAAMNIVGRHLSIIDSYIEAPHAHAEAALIPKMKGGPFMDLGGKRVDEIKSLRDKTLKQQEKAIQLASAIKELDGLLTRDAKGMGLDAMYEKVPDTLKGYVELYYDRNNNADFRLFEPLLYQSEYYKPDSQSLALWITNNDHRPFCLSTPRLDEENVLHLNIPFDHKGIDELARMKRTPSELSKIKQLLGVSGSREEALFETFFTDEAPPPYNKYTGDKIRMRYYGHACILIETKDVSILVDPLISYYGYSTGLEHFSDVDLPETIDYVLITHNHQDHILFETLLPLRHKVKHFIVPRTAGGKLVDPELKLMFDNIGFSNVTDLAEMQTLREGDTAITALPFTGEHSDLNIIGKACYLVEISGFKLMFMADSRVVEPALYSNIQRQVGNIDVLFLGMECDGAPLTWLYGPLMTRKVTREQDGSRRLAGSDCAKGMTLVDIFEPDEVYVYAMGMEPWVEFISSIQYTDESNPIVQSNKLVKVCKNRGIAAERLYGEKELLYNRKDVILDTE, from the coding sequence ATGAGTGAGAAAAAAGTATACCTCAAGCCTAACGTAGTTTTTGAACCACTATTTGACAGATGGTACGCATGGAGTCACCTGATTTCTCCTGCTACAGCCGCGATGAATATTGTAGGCCGGCATTTGTCGATCATTGATTCTTACATTGAAGCGCCGCATGCACACGCTGAAGCTGCTCTCATTCCTAAAATGAAAGGAGGCCCTTTTATGGACCTGGGCGGCAAACGGGTGGATGAGATCAAATCATTGAGAGATAAAACATTAAAGCAGCAGGAAAAGGCTATCCAGCTGGCAAGTGCCATAAAGGAACTTGATGGGCTGCTGACCAGGGATGCCAAGGGAATGGGTCTGGACGCTATGTACGAAAAAGTGCCGGATACCCTGAAAGGATATGTGGAGCTTTATTATGACAGGAACAACAATGCCGACTTCAGATTATTCGAACCGCTCCTGTACCAAAGCGAATATTACAAACCCGACTCCCAGAGCCTGGCACTATGGATTACCAATAATGATCACAGGCCTTTCTGTTTAAGCACACCGCGACTGGATGAAGAAAATGTATTGCATCTGAATATTCCGTTTGATCATAAGGGTATTGACGAGTTGGCAAGGATGAAAAGAACACCGTCTGAGCTGAGTAAGATCAAACAGTTGTTGGGCGTATCCGGTTCCCGGGAGGAGGCGCTGTTCGAAACATTTTTTACTGACGAAGCTCCGCCGCCATACAACAAGTACACCGGTGATAAAATACGTATGCGGTACTACGGGCATGCTTGTATACTCATTGAAACAAAAGATGTGTCCATTCTTGTAGATCCGCTGATCAGTTATTATGGTTACAGTACAGGCCTGGAGCATTTTTCAGACGTTGATCTGCCGGAGACAATAGATTACGTGCTGATCACGCATAACCACCAGGACCATATCCTGTTTGAAACATTGCTTCCGCTCAGGCATAAGGTGAAGCATTTTATAGTGCCTCGTACTGCCGGTGGAAAGCTGGTAGACCCTGAACTGAAACTTATGTTCGATAATATCGGCTTCAGCAATGTTACTGACCTGGCAGAAATGCAGACACTCAGAGAAGGAGATACTGCTATTACAGCACTACCTTTCACAGGCGAACATTCAGACCTGAACATCATCGGGAAGGCCTGTTACCTGGTAGAGATAAGCGGCTTTAAGCTTATGTTCATGGCTGATTCCAGGGTGGTAGAACCTGCTCTCTACAGCAACATTCAGCGGCAGGTAGGTAACATAGATGTGCTTTTCCTCGGGATGGAATGCGATGGCGCGCCATTAACCTGGTTGTATGGTCCGCTGATGACCAGGAAAGTCACAAGGGAACAGGATGGTAGCCGTAGGCTGGCGGGATCTGATTGTGCGAAAGGCATGACACTGGTAGATATATTTGAACCCGATGAAGTGTATGTATATGCAATGGGAATGGAACCTTGGGTAGAGTTTATCAGCAGTATCCAGTATACGGACGAATCAAATCCTATTGTGCAGTCAAATAAGCTCGTGAAAGTCTGTAAAAACAGAGGTATTGCAGCCGAGCGCCTCTATGGCGAAAAAGAACTTCTCTACAACAGGAAAGATGTAATACT